Part of the Triticum urartu cultivar G1812 chromosome 2, Tu2.1, whole genome shotgun sequence genome, CAATTGTAAAAATATAATTAAAGCATGTTCACTACTTCACTTACAGGTATTTGCAACATGGAAAATCTTGAAGAATTACATCTTGATAACAGTACGTTGTTTGGAGAGCTTCCATCGTGCATAGGGAATCTTACTTCTATCAGAATCCTGGATTTGTCAGACAATACCTTATCTGGGGAGCTTCCATCGTGCATAGGGAATCTTACTTCTCTCAGAATCCTGGATTTGTCAGATAATACCTTATCTGGGGAGCTTCCATCGTGCATAGGGAATCTTACTTCTCTCAGAATTCTTGATCTGTCAAATAATCTATTTACAATAAAGTTTCCCTCTCTTAGCTTGGCCCATTTGACTTCATTGGTAAAACTTTCCCTCGCCAATAACAATCTTGAAGGAGTTCTCTTCCTGGGTTCCTTGTCAAACAGTAGCCAATTGGTACATCTGGATCTTTCAAGCAGTGGTAACCATTTTCAAGTCGAAACTGTGACTCCAACAATGAGCCTGTCAGCTCAGCTCCAGGTTATGGTACTGCAAAACTGTAACCTTAGTGGCAATTCTGCCGTTATATTAAGTTTCTTATTGCACCAACATGCACTAGAAGCTGTTGATATGTCTAATAATAACCTAAGTGGTTGCTTCCCTTCATGGTTGATAGAGAAAAATGTGAACCTGCAATCTTTAAATCTGCAAGGCAACTCCTTTAGTGGAATTCTTCTCCTTCCATCCAAAGTACATGACGCTCTGATCTGGCTGGATGCATCTCATAATAGACTAAGCAAATTACCTACGGGCATCAACATCACATTCCCAAATCTGTACTTTGTAAACCTGTCGAGGAATTCCTTCCAGGGCATCTTTCCTTCTGTGCTTCACCATATGGATAGACTAACATTTTTAGACTTGTCTAGCAACAATTTCTTGGATAACATAGCGTCCGCCTTCAATGGAAGCAAGTCCAATATCCGTTCTTTGTTCCTGTCTGACAACAATTTCTTTGGTTCATTCCCTCAAGGCATACTATTAGCTTCCACTTCCACCTATCATCTACTACTCAACGATAACCAAATCACCGGGGAAATCCCTGATAATATATGTCTTGGTCAGAACCTTACTTTGCTTGATGTCAGCAGTAACAAGTTGACTGGCTCTCTCCCTACTTGCATAGATGCACTCGAAAATATTGCCATCTTGAATCTAAGAGGCAATTCATTGGGTGGATCGATTCCACTGGAATTATGCCACCTTAAAAAGCTTGTGTTCCTCGATATGTCAAAAAACAACCTTTCCGGTCCAGTGCAATGCTTGCCCAGTTTGCAGTATCTTCACCTGAGTGAAAATCGACTAAATGGAACGTTTCCTTTCCTGTTGTCCTCTGGAACTGATACATACACAATGGATCTACGGCAGAACCAATTCAGTGGAATCCTTCCAGACTTGATGCACAAGTCCTTTCCAAAGCTAAAAGTATTGTTGCTCAAAGGAAATATGTTTGAAGGACTGATTCCAAATGATATATGTCACTTAAAGTATTTGCGTCTACTAGATTTGTCTCATAATAAGCTCTCTGGACAGGTACCTTCATGCCTGAGCAATATGGGGGTAGATGGCGATTTGTATAGCTTCCTATACAATGACTCAGATACTTCAGTCTACATGAATGATACCTATGGCTTTGATGATTTTGGGGGCGTAGTAGGTAGTTCCCCCGTGCCTGCATTTTTCATAGGACCAGACCAAGAAGAATTCATGACTAAGAGCAGGCAAGACAAATACAAGGGAAGCATCCTCAGTTACATGTCTGGACTTGACTTCTCTTCAAACCAGTTGGAAGGATACATTCCTAAAAGTATAGGTGACATGAAATGGTTACGGGCACTGAATTTTTCCAACAACTGCTTTCATGGACCAATACCAGCTTCCTTGTCACATTTAAGTAATCTCGAGAGCTTGGATCTGTCGCACAACAACTTGACAGGTCAAATACCGCAAGAGTTGGTAGAACTACATTCTCTGGAGGTATTCACTGTGGCGTACAATAACTTGTCCGGTCCTACATTGGGTAGAAACGGCCAATTCATCACATTTGATGAGAGCAGCTATGCAGGCAATCCATATCTCTGCGGACCACCACTGCTGAAGAGTTGCTTTGATGCACCGTcgattcctcagcctgaagaacatGAAGATGATAGTAAATTTGCCAATCTGGCACTATTCAGTTTTTTCAGTGTTGTGCTACCTGATTGGTTTCTGGACCTCCTTGGTTGTGCTTTATTTCAAGAGAAGCTGGCGATGGTCATGGTTTTCAGCAGTGGACAGGCTTGGTGACATTCTGATGGTTAGGTCAGCTTTATGCATGAGAAGGCTTAACCGCACCGACTGACCCGTCCGGAGTGTCGCAGAATTCATCCTTTAGTAACTATTAAGTGACATTAATAATATGTGTAATACGGCTTTAGATTTCTGATGCTACTTGTGTTTGTTTGCTAATATCTGGGTACACAAAATGTAGTGAAGTAACGACTGCTTCTACAAAAGGACAGGCAAGCATTCAACAATTAATTACTGCAAGACCGTTGGTTAAATAGCAACCATTAAAATCTGTGTTCTCTATTTCTTTCCTGGTCTTTTTTTtaagcatcagtacagacacaagcgctcatatacacgcgaatacactcatccctatgaacgcacacacgcacaccctatcccaccgtaggcgcctcgtcgtcgaggggaacgtctcctcccactgaaagcgcatcgtcggaaatcctgaaataaatccaggaataatgcgagcaccaggatttgaaccctggtgggttggggataccactgtccacctaaccatctcaaccacaggttggttcgcaTTTCTTTCCTGGTCTTTGTTGTGATAATCTGAAATATGAATCACATCCATTTATGTTTGACACGGTATTACTTAATAGCATATCTATCTGGAGGTGGCATATGTAATGCAAAAACACCAACAAGATGCAAACATGCAAACCTTCCTAAAATTCACGATCAATAGTTAACCTTTCTGGTTTAGCTATCAATTATGAAATGCATGATTAAACTCAGCTGCATATGCATAAATATTGAGATTGGAAACCATCCTAAAGAAAGAAATAATAGAAGGTAGGGAAATTAAAGTATTTTTTCCTGAGTCCTCAACTAATTGTCTGTAGGCACTTAGATATAATACATCCTCCGGGTGCAATCTTCTCCCTGAATAATAGAGCATGTATAGACTGTTAGAAATAAGCACATGCAGAAGAAAAATACATCTGGGAAATGATTCTTGCTTGGTAAATACTACCCCCTTTTGTAAAGAAGTGTAAGACGTTTTAGGCACTAATTTAGTAACCTAAAACGTCTTACTCCccccttccatctatatagggcctaatgcgtttttcaagactacctttgactattgataaaattaatactacatgacatgcataatgtgaaaattatatcattgaaagctcctttcacatacgaatttgatgatgtgctttgtgtaagttgcatgtcatatattattactttaacatttggtcaaagttagcctcaaaaAACACATTAgaccctatatagatggaaggagggagtatgtatATTTATAGAGGTAGTATCAGATATGAGCACGAAGTGTAGGCTAAAAGATTCAGCAACTTGCATCTACAGGCTAACTCTTTATTTAACTCATTTGGCTTAGGTCAAAATGATCGTCCACATACAGTGTTCTCAGGCAATAACAATGGCAATGTGAATTCTATCCATTCACAACAATATCATACTACTGATTAATCATGATTCGTGCTTATACCGATGTCGTGATATCAACAGCAGCGTTAGAGAAAGGATTCCATAGAGGTGATGAACTACACAAGAACACATGCTGCCTTGATGTTGCTTCCCATCGACATAGAGCCACCCAAGCATGATCTGAAgaaacactagtagaaaaagggtcaaatgtgaagcacattagtgccggtttggttTTGAGGCTAGCCGGCCGCTTAAGGttcaccacgaaccggtactaaagtgagtggtggcaggatgttgtcagtccggggcccctccaacacatttagtaccgggtcgtatcacgaaccggtactaaaggtcgtcctacatacacccttcgtccacccgagctcgctctgttcttcccctttcccctctcctctctgttcttcccctcttcctttcaagctcatcacacattttatccaaaatttgtcaagatttgaaggcccccatccattcaaatgatcacaaaggttagcaactttgtcctttcatctctcattgctagattagctcttgcaatgctttatatagtgattgatttgtgagtttagtaatttgggaggaattatatatatgtgctagtatttgatttatatgcaatttgaggtcaaaaataacacttagtttgcatatgtaggtgtggtttacttagtgccttctaaatctccgtcgtaaccaccgtcgatcgcccgcaccgtcccgtcgccggcaccaccttgtggtgagcctcttgttcatgaatgttttatataaaaaattgatatttgtgtgatttggatatatagttactcgtataattatcttacccgtacattgtttgttatacatagtgccatggttttgatatccgtccccgtcggcccttgtccgggttatgattcgaatgtggtatattctcttttaaaactatttgttgcatttcgtgttttTGACAAATTATGCCTATCAAgctgacatagatatttgtatgtaggaggtatgtgaaccggaaattccaaccgaccctattgtcgagaggttaaatttagttgaaagagaaaacaaggatttgaaagaaaaattgaaaagaattgagggggagaagatggaattggagttgcatgttgccgatgtcgtcaatgatcacaagattaagatggagaaaatgcgcttgaagattagaaagattagaaaatatgccattcatagtgaggcttggtaacattatgctgttggatcaattgttaccttagttgcgatcttgatcgcatttgttgttgcatttaaattctttagttagagagttatttgtttgttgcatttaagtgctgtatgaactttatgtatgaacttgtattaatttggtcttttcggtgttgtgtaataAAGATGAGCtgacaatggatgtacgatgaccgatgctctcccgagttcattaatggcgtgcaaaattttctgcttgcggctgaggcaaacaagtgggcggatggttttataccttgtccatgtgttggctgtaagaatgataacaattactctaagtcaagaaccattcacgtccacctgtttgagtccggtttcatgccccactataatgtttggaccaagcacggagaaagaggggttatgatggaagacaatgaagaagaagaggacgacgacagctatcctggccatgatGGGTTCcatgaatacgatgatacaacaatgggggaagaaactgagccggcaatgcgggaagaagctgaagaagatgcATCAGATGAGCCCGCTGACGATCTAGGTCGAGCCATTGCCGATgtaaagagaaactgcgcaagtgattcgAAGAAGAAAAAGTTGCAGCGCATATTAGAGGATCACaagaaattgttgtacccgaagtGCGAACCTGACAAGAAAAagttgggcaccacactggaattgctgcaatggaaggcagagaatggtgtatctgacaagggatttggaaagttgctggtaatgataaagaatatgcttccaaaggacaacgaattgcccgagagtacgtacgaagaaaagaaggctgtctgccctctagggttagaggtgcagaagatacatgcatgccctaatgactgcatcctctaccgtggtgagtacgatgatttgaacgcttgcccggtatgcggtgcattgcgctataagattaggcgcgatgaccctggtgatgtcgagggcgagcgccccaggaagaagattcctgccaaggtgatgtggtatgctcctctaataccacggttgaaacgtttgttccaaaacaaagagcatgccaaggcgatgcgatggcacagagaagaccgtaaaaaagacggaaagttgagagtacccgctgacgggtcgcagtggagaaaaatcgagagaaattacgggaaggagtttgcagatgacgcaaggaacgtatggtttggtctaagcgcagatgtcattaatccttttggggagcagagcagcaaccatagcacctggcctgtgactctatgtttgtataaccttcctccttggttgtgcatgaagcggaagttcattatgatgccagtgctcatccaaggccctaagcaacccggcaacgacattgatgtgtacctaaggccattagttgaagaactcttacagctgtggaatggaacaggtgtacgtgcgtgggatgaacacatgggggaagaatttgacctaaaggccttgctgttcgtgaccatcaatgattggcctgctctcggtaacctttcaggacagacaaacaagggataccgcgcatgcacgcactgtttggatgataccgacagtatatatttggacaattgtaggaagaatgtgtacctgggacatcgtcgatttcttccgagcaggcatcccgtaagaaagaaaggcaagcatttcaaaggtgaggcggatcaccggacgaagcctcgccaccgtactggtgctgatgtacatgacatggtcaaggatttgaaggtagtctttggaaagggtcctggcggacaacctgttccgaatgacgctgacggacgcgcacccatatggaagaagaaatctatattttgggacctgccctattggaaagacctagaggtccgctctgcaATCGACGTGGTGCATGTGACAAAGAATCTTtgcgtgaccctgcttggcttcttgggcgtgtatgggaggacaaaagatacacctgaggcatgagaggaccagcaacgtatgcatggaaatgacggcatacatcagggccATGCCAgttacgctcttaccaaagaagagaaggaaatcttctttgaatgccttctcagtattaaggtaccgtctggcttctcgtcgaatataaagggaataatacacatggcagagaaaaagttccagaacctaaagtctcatgactgccacgtgattatgagcaattgcttccggttgcattgagggggcttctaccggataacgttcgattagccattgtgaagctatgtgcattcctcaatgcaatctctcagaaggtaatcgatccagaaatcataccaaggttagagaatgatttggtgcaatgtcttattagtttcgagttggtgttcccaccatccttcttcaacatcatgacgcacgtcctagttcacctatgcgaagagattaacgttttgggtcatgtatttctacacaatatgttcccctttgagaggttcatgggagtcttaaagaaatatgttcataaccatGCCAGGCCAAAAGggagcatctccaagggccatgaaaatgaggaggtcattgagttttgtattgactttattcctgaccttaagccgattggagttcctgaatcgcggcataagggcagactggatggaaaaggcacgctaggagggaatcaaaaaatatgtatggacggacattctctcactgaagcacactacacagttctacagaattccgccttggtggctccgtatatggacgaacacaagaattttctacgctccaaacacccggagcggtctgatgactggattacacgtgaacaaaccaggagtttcgccagctggttgcagacacgtaccatgcatgacacctctattgaagatgacctgtacttgctgtcccagttaccatcttcgaatataatgactttcaaagggtacgaga contains:
- the LOC125539897 gene encoding receptor-like protein 14; the protein is MLRRTPPMQLAVALLCLLSISGELLMPLCEGCVEADKKALLDIQSQLSTLPHIDWEYWWDWDSSDGHCCQWLGVSCNSRSARVTDLDLNAYVPSPWLLNATMFLPFQELQTLSLVLNIKGCIAGAGFDVWSKLRKLRSLDLSGNILSADSIQSLVAVSSLRRLSISSNDLTSPVAIQHLSTMKLDTLDLSDNAFNGTLPTGICNMENLEELHLDNSTLFGELPSCIGNLTSIRILDLSDNTLSGELPSCIGNLTSLRILDLSDNTLSGELPSCIGNLTSLRILDLSNNLFTIKFPSLSLAHLTSLVKLSLANNNLEGVLFLGSLSNSSQLVHLDLSSSGNHFQVETVTPTMSLSAQLQVMVLQNCNLSGNSAVILSFLLHQHALEAVDMSNNNLSGCFPSWLIEKNVNLQSLNLQGNSFSGILLLPSKVHDALIWLDASHNRLSKLPTGINITFPNLYFVNLSRNSFQGIFPSVLHHMDRLTFLDLSSNNFLDNIASAFNGSKSNIRSLFLSDNNFFGSFPQGILLASTSTYHLLLNDNQITGEIPDNICLGQNLTLLDVSSNKLTGSLPTCIDALENIAILNLRGNSLGGSIPLELCHLKKLVFLDMSKNNLSGPVQCLPSLQYLHLSENRLNGTFPFLLSSGTDTYTMDLRQNQFSGILPDLMHKSFPKLKVLLLKGNMFEGLIPNDICHLKYLRLLDLSHNKLSGQVPSCLSNMGVDGDLYSFLYNDSDTSVYMNDTYGFDDFGGVVGSSPVPAFFIGPDQEEFMTKSRQDKYKGSILSYMSGLDFSSNQLEGYIPKSIGDMKWLRALNFSNNCFHGPIPASLSHLSNLESLDLSHNNLTGQIPQELVELHSLEVFTVAYNNLSGPTLGRNGQFITFDESSYAGNPYLCGPPLLKSCFDAPSIPQPEEHEDDSKFANLALFSFFSVVLPDWFLDLLGCALFQEKLAMVMVFSSGQAW